A single Anopheles arabiensis isolate DONGOLA chromosome 2, AaraD3, whole genome shotgun sequence DNA region contains:
- the LOC120894744 gene encoding eukaryotic translation initiation factor eIF1 → MSIQNLNTFDPFADAIKGADYDVQDGLVHIRIQQRNGRKTLTTVQGLSAEYDLKKIVRACKKEFACNGTVIEHPEYGEVLQLQGDQRENICQWLTKSGLAKPEQLKVHGF, encoded by the exons ATGTCCATCCAGAATCTTAATACATTTG ACCCATTTGCTGATGCAATAAAGGGTGCAGACTACGATGTGCAGGACGGTCTCGTGCACATAAGAATTCAGCAGAGAAATGGTCGCAAAACGCTAACCACTGTCCAGGGATTGTCTGCCGAGTACGACCTGAAGAAGATCGTGCGAGCATGTAAGAAG GAATTCGCATGCAATGGCACAGTAATTGAGCATCCTGAGTACGGCGAGGTACTACAGCTGCAGGGTGACCAGCGGGAGAACATTTGCCAGTGGTTAACCAAGTCCGGTCTCGCGAAGCCGGAACAGCTGAAGGTGCACGGTTTCTAA